A section of the Sander vitreus isolate 19-12246 chromosome 19, sanVit1, whole genome shotgun sequence genome encodes:
- the LOC144534179 gene encoding prostaglandin reductase 1-like isoform X1, with protein sequence MSFCPKQIIMVQAKTWILTKHFDGFPKDSDFELKVEELSAPKDGEVLLEAVFLSVDPYMRPFSRVRMNEGDVMIGTQVAKVIQSNNPAFPVGSHVVGRCGWRTHTVCDGTDLIPVMPDWPQDVSLSLALGGIGMPGLTALYGIEEVLGLQKGETLLVNAAAGAVGSVVGQIAKIKGCKVVGSAGSDAKVAFLKELGFDEAFNYKTVGSLEEALKKASPEGYDCFFENVGGPFSSIAIQQMKNFGRIAVCGAISTYNDTTPQTGPYPHLTMIFKQLKMEGFMQSRWEHKHPESLKRLIGWLKEGKLQCREHITKGFEKMPAAFMGILQGENVGKAIVAV encoded by the exons ATGAGCTT CTGCCCCAAACAAATAATCATGGTCCAAGCCAAGACGTGGATCCTTACCAAGCACTTTGACGGCTTCCCGAAGGACAGCGACTTTGAGCTTAAGGTGGAGGAGCTTTCTGCACCCAAAGATGGGG AGGTGCTTTTGGAAGCAGTGTTTCTCAGTGTCGACCCATACATGAG GCCATTCAGTAGGGTTCGCATGAATGAAGGCGATGTGATGATTGGAACTCAAGTGGCCAA AGTGATTCAAAGTAATAACCCAGCATTTCCTGTGGGAAGCCATGTTGTTGGTCGTTGTGGCTGGAGAACCCACACAGTCTGTGATGGGACGGACCTAATTCCAGTCATGCCTGACTGGCCGCAAGACGTCTCGTTGTCCCTGGCTCTGGGTGGCATCGGCATGCCAGG ACTGACAGCTCTGTACGGGATAGAAGAAGTCTTGGGACTCCAGAAGGGTGAGACCCTGCTGGTGAATGCTGCAGCTGGGGCAGTGGGATCTGTGGTGGGCCAGATTGCAAAGATCAAGGGCTGTAAAGTGGTGGGTTCAGCAGGGTCTGATGCCAAGGTGGCTTTCCTCAAAGAACTGGGCTTCGATGAGGCCTTCAACTACAAGACTGTTGGTTCCCTGGAGGAGGCACTGAAGAAGGCTTCTCCAGAAGGATATGACTGTTTCTTTGAAAAT GTGGGAGGCCCTTTTTCAAGCATTGCGATACAGCAAATGAAGAACTTTGGAAGAATAGCTGTGTGTGGAGCTATTTCCACATATAATGACACCACACCCCAAACAG GCCCATACCCCCACCTGACCATGATCTTCAAGCAGCTTAAGATGGAGGGCTTCATGCAGAGCAGGTGGGAGCACAAGCACCCCGAGTCCCTTAAGAGGCTGATAGGATGGTTGAAAGAG GGCAAACTGCAGTGTCGGGAGCACATCACAAAAGGCTTTGAAAAGATGCCAGCTGCTTTTATGGGGATACTGCAGGGAGAAAACGTCGGCAAGGCTATTGTCGCAGTCTGA
- the haus3 gene encoding HAUS augmin-like complex subunit 3, giving the protein MLDGSQFVDAVGRLGYPGASSLKASDFDWLFDCAPENLHFLRFVCRTLNQSNVLTKEEAHAFQELRKSGKPFLDEAALGELLKTIGPTDGSSANILGSSSSSAAFAAEGNVAIEDLEAELQALRKEKALKQHRFNRLQVVATSRADVDLRLSEERESAACKLKEASAFIRAENADTNALLQNLTDEVRKLALYLPVQPEAKQKGKGEPVAPSNPSISKSPTVLLSQLALDPYLHQEELNTKTLTAFTQKHFFQGISDIVETSCSERFQVLDLSSCEDGEDEENKHQGRGREARMVDHRRTEMARLQWSNIVAQHQLMQAMAEEKSVKAGLDWLSEKSSHTKSISMSSSLHVREVVSRKELQAVEAELEALLHGPVPAALRESARLLNVPVVRGDLALQVARQDYYTSRQNQVRDYLLRQKASFELVLLGQEMELRRWRTCLKQLEEVNSRLVKEGETATLRIESLAHPDLAINPRPNPIISCKDAAFSRLLQILDHDSDHGRSEPFRTYEALNHAARDLAGNLQVTRDALAGAGREQYYTAARLYGDCEALHRAMYTELQQLVLGPQVRPTAITDQELLCPNAQELTVKLVGAESQLQSLQHVMQEIMGEVKAKRSQLERNALLRRERELYIYFHLDTRLLQKVVEDLEGKMAAKRGQQ; this is encoded by the exons ATGTTAGACGGTAGCCAGTTTGTGGATGCTGTGGGCCGTCTAGGTTATCCTGGTGCATCATCATTGAAGGCCTCCGACTTCGACTGGCTGTTTGACTGTGCCCCGGAGAACCTTCACTTCTTGCGCTTTGTCTGTCGGACCCTTAACCAGAGCAATGTTCTCACTAAGGAGGAGGCACATGCTTTTCAGGAGCTGCGTAAGTCCGGCAAGCCATTTCTGGATGAAGCAGCCTTGGGCGAGCTCCTTAAAACCATTGGACCTACAGATGGGAGCAGTGCAAACATCTTAGGGTCCTCTTCTTCATCCGCTGCGTTTGCAGCTGAGGGGAATGTGGCCATAGAGGACTTGGAGGCAGAGCTCCAGGCACTGCGTAAAGAGAAAGCGCTGAAGCAACATCGGTTTAACAGGTTGCAGGTTGTGGCCACCTCTCGTGCAGATGTTGATCTACGACTTAGTGAAGAGCGGGAGAGCGCTGCATGTAAGCTAAAGGAGGCCAGTGCTTTCATTAGAGCTGAGAATGCTGACACCAACGCTCTATTACAAAACCTAACGGATGAAGTGAGAAAGCTTGCTTTGTACCTCCCAGTTCAGCCAGAGGCCAagcaaaaaggaaaaggagaacCTGTGGCCCCATCGAATCCTTCTATCTCCAAAAGCCCCACTGTCCTCCTTTCTCAGCTGGCCTTGGATCCCTACCTGCACCAGGAGGAGCTCAACACTAAAACACTAACTGCCTTTACTCAGAAGCATTTCTTCCAGGGCATCTCTGACATTGTTGAGACTTCTTGCTCTGAGCGCTTCCAGGTCCTTGACCTCAGTTCTTGTGAAGATGGAGAGGATGAAGAGAACAAGCAccaggggagagggagggaggcgcGAATGGTGGACCACAGGAGGACAGAGATGGCCAGACTTCAGTGGTCTAATATTGTGGCCCAGCACCAACTGATGCAGGCCATGGCAGAGGAGAAGAGTGTCAAGGCTGGACTGGACTGGCTCTCTGAGAAGTCCTCTCATACCAAG AGCATATCCATGTCCTCCTCACTGCATGTCCGTGAGGTTGTCTCCAGGAAGGAGTTGCAGGCGGTGGAGGCTGAGCTGGAGGCTCTGCTCCATGGACCAGTACCTGCTGCCCTCAGAGAGTCAGCCAGGTTGCTTAATGTGCCGGTAGTGAGGGGAGACCTGGCTTTGCAAGTAGCCAGACAGGACTACTACACATCCAGACAGAATCAG GTACGAGACTACCTACTCCGCCAGAAGGCTTCCTTTGAGCTGGTGCTCCTGGGTCAGGAGATGGAGTTGAGGAGGTGGAGGACTTGTCTTAAGCAGCTGGAAGAAGTAAATAGCAGACTGGTAAAAGAAGGTGAAACGGCAACCCTTAGAATTGAGTCCCTAGCACACCCTGACCTGGCCATCAACCCCAGGCCCAACCCTATCATCAGCTGCAAAGATGCAGCCTTCAGCAG GCTGCTCCAGATCCTTGACCATGATTCAGACCATGGTCGATCAGAGCCTTTCCGGACATATGAAGCATTGAACCACGCTGCTCGTGACCTTGCAGGCAACCTTCAGGTGACCCGAGATGCTCTAGCTGGTGCTGGCCGTGAGCAGTACTACACAGCTGCTCGTCTTTATGGCGACTGTGAGGCGCTCCACAGGGCAATGTACACAGAGCTCCAACAGCTGGTCTTGGGGCCACAGGTACGTCCAACGGCCATCACTGACCAGGAGCTGCTCTGCCCTAATGCACAG GAGCTGACGGTGAAGCTTGTGGGAGCAGAGTCTCAGCTGCAGAGTTTGCAGCATGTAATGCAAGAAATCATGGGGGAAGTTAAAGCCAAGCGTTCTCAGCTGGAGCGCAATGCCCTCCTCAGGCGAGAGAGGGAGTTGTACATCTACTTCCACTTGGATACCCGGCTGCTGCAGAAAGTAGTGGAAGATCTGGAGGGCAAAATGGCTGCGAAGAGAGGGCAGCAGTAA
- the txnb gene encoding thioredoxin b encodes MVREVENLAEFKAILAEAGDKLVVVDFTATWCGPCKQIGPEFEKESVKPENKNVIFLKVDVDEAEDVSAHCKISCMPTFMFFKNGEKVDEFSGANKATLVQKLEALRT; translated from the exons ATGGTTCGCGAAGTGGAAAACTTG gCCGAGTTTAAAGCCATCCTGGCGGAAGCTGGAGACAAGCTGGTAGTGGTGGACTTCACAGCCACCTGGTGTGGTCCTTGTAAACAGATTGGCCCAGAATTTGAA AAAGAGTCGGTAAAACCTGAGAACAAGAATGTGATTTTCTTGAAGGTGGACGTGGATGAGGCTGAA GACGTGAGTGCACACTGCAAGATTAGCTGCATGCCTACATTCATGTTTTTCAAGAATGGAGAAAAg GTGGACGAGTTCTCTGGTGCTAATAAAGCTACACTGGTTCAGAAACTGGAAGCTTTGAGAACATAA
- the LOC144534179 gene encoding prostaglandin reductase 1-like isoform X2, whose translation MVQAKTWILTKHFDGFPKDSDFELKVEELSAPKDGEVLLEAVFLSVDPYMRPFSRVRMNEGDVMIGTQVAKVIQSNNPAFPVGSHVVGRCGWRTHTVCDGTDLIPVMPDWPQDVSLSLALGGIGMPGLTALYGIEEVLGLQKGETLLVNAAAGAVGSVVGQIAKIKGCKVVGSAGSDAKVAFLKELGFDEAFNYKTVGSLEEALKKASPEGYDCFFENVGGPFSSIAIQQMKNFGRIAVCGAISTYNDTTPQTGPYPHLTMIFKQLKMEGFMQSRWEHKHPESLKRLIGWLKEGKLQCREHITKGFEKMPAAFMGILQGENVGKAIVAV comes from the exons ATGGTCCAAGCCAAGACGTGGATCCTTACCAAGCACTTTGACGGCTTCCCGAAGGACAGCGACTTTGAGCTTAAGGTGGAGGAGCTTTCTGCACCCAAAGATGGGG AGGTGCTTTTGGAAGCAGTGTTTCTCAGTGTCGACCCATACATGAG GCCATTCAGTAGGGTTCGCATGAATGAAGGCGATGTGATGATTGGAACTCAAGTGGCCAA AGTGATTCAAAGTAATAACCCAGCATTTCCTGTGGGAAGCCATGTTGTTGGTCGTTGTGGCTGGAGAACCCACACAGTCTGTGATGGGACGGACCTAATTCCAGTCATGCCTGACTGGCCGCAAGACGTCTCGTTGTCCCTGGCTCTGGGTGGCATCGGCATGCCAGG ACTGACAGCTCTGTACGGGATAGAAGAAGTCTTGGGACTCCAGAAGGGTGAGACCCTGCTGGTGAATGCTGCAGCTGGGGCAGTGGGATCTGTGGTGGGCCAGATTGCAAAGATCAAGGGCTGTAAAGTGGTGGGTTCAGCAGGGTCTGATGCCAAGGTGGCTTTCCTCAAAGAACTGGGCTTCGATGAGGCCTTCAACTACAAGACTGTTGGTTCCCTGGAGGAGGCACTGAAGAAGGCTTCTCCAGAAGGATATGACTGTTTCTTTGAAAAT GTGGGAGGCCCTTTTTCAAGCATTGCGATACAGCAAATGAAGAACTTTGGAAGAATAGCTGTGTGTGGAGCTATTTCCACATATAATGACACCACACCCCAAACAG GCCCATACCCCCACCTGACCATGATCTTCAAGCAGCTTAAGATGGAGGGCTTCATGCAGAGCAGGTGGGAGCACAAGCACCCCGAGTCCCTTAAGAGGCTGATAGGATGGTTGAAAGAG GGCAAACTGCAGTGTCGGGAGCACATCACAAAAGGCTTTGAAAAGATGCCAGCTGCTTTTATGGGGATACTGCAGGGAGAAAACGTCGGCAAGGCTATTGTCGCAGTCTGA